From the genome of Gopherus evgoodei ecotype Sinaloan lineage chromosome 5, rGopEvg1_v1.p, whole genome shotgun sequence, one region includes:
- the PROM1 gene encoding prominin-1 isoform X6, translated as MCRVIIKSIGVLCAYAANQHLTSQVRGAKNLVHSNFKDLRIFLNDTPGQIDYLVSQYNTTKNKALSDLNNVGSLLGSRVQERFAKEVRPALDAALTMAGAIRETKEALENVSVSVEVLQEGTERLHSNLTDVKIHLSNTLSDSACSAAQAASTCNVIRNSLNQLNINANFSGLPGVSAQLAKVNDVLKIDLSSLVQKGYAAFNDTPDLVLNQTRNILSDIKNLLDLIGTNITSFTQMLPVQKVLADLTIYLTQSEAYVQDYFPLVEQYDFYRWLGCLILCCMVILILVFYYLGLLCGTCGYDKHASPTTRGCISNTGGNFLMAGVGFSFLFSWVLMITVVITFVTGGNVEKLVCEPFEDRTLFKVLDTPYLLNRHWRNYLSAIVLKNPDINLTFEKVYSDCKENKGIYTTLHLENLFNINEFLNISMYTEDVSLKIEHINVNLSNIVLLDEIGKRNLLDFSSSGIDGINFAAYLTEINKSVTKVDLLSFANDLEARADQLPKGALENALKGHANSIRMIHNQQVVPLEQAMKYVKARSTLNQSIRLLQRTSSEFMVKVRNVISAVDAAQFLISNDASLVIIQETKKYMDMIIGYFKQYVEWVKESITTEVAACKPIANVIDTAVDIFLCSYVIDSVNSFWFGLGGCSIFLIPAIICAVKLSKYYRRMDTEDVYDDVETIPMKNMENGNNGYHKEHLYGIHNPVMTSSVEQW; from the exons TTGGGTCATTGCTTGGCAGCAGAGTTCAGGAGCGTTTTGCGAAAGAAGTGCGTCCTGCACTCGATGCAGCTCTAACAATGGCAGGAG CAATCAGAGAAACAAAGGAGGCATTGGAAAATGTAAGTGTCTCTGTGGAGGTTTTGCAGGAAGGTACTGAAAGGCTGCATTCTAACCTGACCGATGTTaaaatacacctgagcaacacactCAGTGACTCTGCATGCTCTGCTGCTCAAGCTGCTTCAACTTGCAATGTTATCAGAAATTCATTAAATCAACTGAATATCAATGCTAACTTCAGTGGG TTGCCAGGTGTGAGCGCACAGCTTGCCAAAGTCAATGACGTCCTTAAAATAGACCTTTCCAGTTTGGTTCAAAAG GGCTATGCAGCCTTTAATGATACTCCTGATTTAGTGCTGAACCAAACCAGGAACATCTTATCAG ATATCAAAAATTTGTTGGACCTCATTGGTACAAATATCACTAGCTTCACTCAAATGCTTCCTGTTCAGAAGGTTCTAGCGGATTTAACAATATATCTTACTCAGAGTGAGGCATATGTTCAAGATTATTTCCCATTAGTGGAACAGTATGATTTCTACAG ATGGTTGGGTTGTCTAATTCTCTGCTGCATGGTGATTCTGATCCTGGTCTTTTACTATCTTGGACTATTATGTGGTACTTGTGGTTATGATAAACATGCTTCTCCAACAACCAGAGGCTGTATCTCAaacactggcggcaatttccttatggc tGGAGTAGGATTCAGTTTCCTTTTCTCCTGGGTgctgatgatcacagtggtcatCACCTTCGTTACAGGTGGAAATGTAGAAAAGCTGGTCTGTGAACCCTTTGAAGACCGGACTTTGTTCAAG GTTTTGGATACTCCCTACTTACTGAATCGACATTGGAGAAACTACCTTTCTGCCATCGTGCTTAAAAATCCAGATATTAATTTGACCTTTGAAAAAGTTTAcag tgactgcaaagaaaacaaaggaatttaTACCACACTTCACCTAGAAAATCTCTTCAATATCAATGAGTTTCTAAACATTAGTATG tatacAGAAGATGTATCACTGAAAATTGAACATATTAATGTAAATCTTAGCAATATAGTTTTGCTGGATGAAATCGGAAAGCGGAATCTTCTGGATTTCAGTTCTTCAGGAATAGATGGAATAAACTTTGCAGCATATTTGACAGAG ATCAATAAAAGTGTTACCAAAGTGGATCTTTTATCATTTGCTAATGACTTGGAAGCAAGAGCGGACCAGTTG CCCAAAGGAGCACTGGAAAATGCATTAAAAGGCCATGCAAACAGTATTCGAATGATTCATAACCAACAAGTTGTTCCACTGGAGCAAGCTatg AAATATGTCAAAGCTAGG agcaCTTTAAATCAGAGCATTAGATTACTACAGAGAACATCATCTGAATTTATG GTAAAAGTAAGAAATGTGATTAGTGCTGTTGATGCTGCTCAGTTTCTCATAAGCAACGATGCGTCACTGGTTATCATCCAG gaaaccAAAAAGTACATGGATATGATAATAGGCTACTTCAAGCAATATGTTGAGTGGGTCAAGGAGTCG ATTACCACGGAGGTAGCAGCATGCAAGCCTATTGCCAACGTGATAGACACTGCAGTAGATATATTTTTATGCAGCTATGTAATTGACTCTGTG aaTTCCTTCTGGTTTGGTTTGGGAGGCTGTTCGATATTTTTAATTCCTGCCATAATTTGTGCTGTAAAACTATCCAAATACTATCGTAGAATGGATACAGAGGATGTGTATGATGA tgTTGAAACTATACCCATGAAAAA TATGGAAAATGGTAATAATGGTTATCATAAAGAGCATTTATATGGTATACACAATCCTGTTATGACAAG CTCTGTGGAACAGTGGTAA
- the FGFBP2 gene encoding fibroblast growth factor-binding protein 2, translated as MKTVILLLMMICCMGGLGQKQTQKKRSNGEEILFQTKVKDTCTMNMSGNGEMKLRIECKNQGKSYWCEYTGKPSVCRPFNNNPKVYWNQIALELRKLPNACQSTLVLKPSMCQKAPTDAQMKQVASSMKPNQNPSQQADTANQGKSVQKSSASLKQVKETQAGKSSAKKAGRPKPSTLPLVKPTQHGQESENETEVMKLAREHCWESLHTFCSYIISIFKG; from the coding sequence ATGAAGACTGTCATCCTTCTTCTAATGATGATCTGTTGCATGGGAGGATTGGGACAGAAACAGACTCAAAAGAAAAGGAGCAATGGTGAAGAAATTCTTTTTCAGACTAAAGTCAAAGACACTTGCACAATGAACATGAGTGGTAATGGGGAAATGAAACTCAGAATTGAATGCAAAAACCAAGGCAAGTCTTACTGGTGCGAATATACTGGCAAACCATCAGTTTGTCGTCCTTTCAATAACAACCCAAAGGTTTATTGGAACCAGATTGCCCTTGAACTTAGAAAACTCCCAAACGCTTGCCAGTCCACCCTAGTGCTGAAGCCCAGCATGTGCCAAAAGGCTCCCACAGATGCTCAGATGAAGCAAGTAGCTTCCAGCATGAAGCCAAACCAGAATCCTAGCCAGCAAGCAGATACAGCCAATCAGGGGAAATCAGTCCAGAAATCCTCAGCTTCTCTAAAGCAAGTTAAAGAAACCCAGGCAGGGAAAAGTTCTGCCAAAAAAGCAGGGAGACCTAAACCATCTACACTACCTCTTGTAAAACCAACACAGCACGGACAAGAGTCAGAAAATGAGACTGAAGTAATGAAGTTGGCACGAGAGCACTGCTGGGAATCACTGCACACTTTTTGCTCCTACATCATCAGCATCTTTAAAGGTTAA